From the Euphorbia lathyris chromosome 6, ddEupLath1.1, whole genome shotgun sequence genome, one window contains:
- the LOC136233979 gene encoding ubiquitin carboxyl-terminal hydrolase 20-like, with translation MAISNDAVVVYFPSPNSETLDGQSLVLPSSNPSGYSSLPSMDISIPTVTSGSDKTLDGHLHALVSGEFGFPSELSNLNGSSSVVSTSPDGKAFDPVPKEEESTMEGVFQLLDQTLDDTPIETRDYESVVSSDGSESSACPPVESPNDEPLVTLPVDPHPRETPIDNVDDFDDLKSANEIEPEENPSYLPVSWELPRTTVYRSCNCNRYSRLRRPDHPCGSECEFYQRVSNSWDSWYDRDDRPPSYSFPAETGVGAGLSNLGNTCFLNAILQCFTHTVPLVKALRSSDHLMPCQRGLEGFCVVCALRDHVECSLASSGKIISPSQVVDNLSQISSCFHRYQQEDAHEFLQCLLDKLESCFDSTLKDQNSSSQDVNIVQRVFGGRLVSKLRCCNCGHCSDKYEPLIDLSLEIEEAETLQNALESFTKVEKIEDTETKFRCDNCKVEVSMEKQLILDQAPSVATLHLKRFKTDGSFIEKMGKHVHFPLELDLEPYSNGSQGSSETQEHLKYQLYAVVVHNGYSPTSGHYFCYVRSSPSIWHKLDDSMVIRVEEEMVLSEAAYILFYVREDVPWFSSLMETQKDPNTSPKSVLDRVESECTAYPNLENIDLCKAGVNSGDVERIFTPLPCEPVVEDDRRNQTDEITARISCNNSKDDVPMIDASMSIAVEATNCHGDKFGALPFEGNNNGPAVHRIQRNDAIDHFMPPSSPPPEIYVKEQPESRHKICRNQLKLENAINDKKLKCNRDERTEALRYIRKNVNSSRGMKLLAAMVPRNDKKRRLQSSPCKQGSHPGSRSKLLRRQEVLR, from the exons ATGGCTATTTCAAATGACGCTGTTGTTGTGTATTTTCCTTCTCCTAACTCTGAAACCCTAGACGGTCAATCTTTGGTTCTTCCATCATCTAACCCCTCTGGGTATTCATCTTTACCATCCATGGACATTTCAATTCCAACCGTCACATCGGGTTCTGATAAAACCCTAGATGGGCATTTACATGCTCTAGTCTCAGGTGAATTTGGGTTCCCTTCGGAGCTGTCGAATTTAAATGGGTCTTCTTCAGTCGTTTCAACTTCCCCGGATGGAAAAGCTTTTGATCCCGtgccaaaagaagaagaatcaaCGATGGAAGGTGTCTTCCAGTTATTAGATCAAACTTTGGATGATACGCCTATTGAGACTAGAGATTACGAGTCTGTTGTTTCCTCTGATGGATCCGAGTCTTCAGCATGTCCACCAGTTGAGTCTCCAAATGATGAACCCTTGGTCACTTTGCCTGTCGATCCGCACCCCAGAGAAACCCCAATTGATAATGTGGATGATTTTGATGATCTCAAGTCAGCTAATGAAATTGAACCCGAGGAAAACCCTTCCTATCTGCCAGTTTCGTGGGAGCTCCCACGTACTACTGTGTATCGTTCTTGCAACTGCAATAGATATAGCAGGCTACGTCGGCCTGACCATCCGTGTGGTTCGGAATGTGAGTTTTATCAGCGGGTCTCTAATTCGTGGGATTCCTGGTATGACCGGGACGACAGGCCTCCGAGTTACTCTTTCCCTGCGGAAACTGGAGTA GGCGCTGGACTTTCTAATCTTGGGAATACATGTTTCTTAAATGCAATCCTGCAATGCTTTACCCATACCGTTCCACTTGTTAAGGCTCTTCGCTCTTCTGATCATTTGATGCCTTGTCAGC GTGGTTTGGAAGGATTTTGTGTTGTTTGTGCTCTACGTGATCACGTTGAATGTTCCTTAGCATCTTCTGGAAAGATCATATCACCTTCACAAGTTGTTGATAATTTGAGCC AAATTTCATCTTGTTTTCATAGATACCAGCAGGAAGATGCCCATGAATTCCTTCAGTGCTTATTGGATAAACTTGAAAGTTGTTTTGATTCAACCTTGAAAGACCAGAattcctcttcccaagatgttAACATAGTTCAGAGGGTGTTTGGAGGTCGCCTTGTGAGCAAG CTGCGGTGTTGTAATTGTGGTCACTGCTCTGATAAATATGAACCCTTGATTGACTTGAGTTTGGAGATTGAAGAAGCAGAAACTCTTCAAAATGCTTTAGAATCTTTCACCAAGGTGGAGAAAATTGAAGATACTGAAACAAAGTTCAGATGTGACAATTGTAAGGTTGAAGTTTCTATGGAGAAGCAGCTTATACTAGACCAGGCTCCTTCAGTTGCTACTTTGCATTTAAAGAGATTCAAGACAGATGGATCTTTCATTGAAAAAATGggaaaacatgtccattttccATTAGAGTTGGACCTTGAACCCTACAGCAATGGCAGCCAAGGCAGTTCCGAGACTCAG GAGCATTTGAAGTATCAACTATATGCTGTTGTTGTGCATAATGGATATTCACCCACTTCTGGGCATTACTTTTGTTATGTACGATCCTCTCCGAGCATATGGCATAAGCTGGACGACTCAATG GTTATTAGGGTTGAAGAAGAGATGGTGCTATCTGAAGCTGCTTACATATTGTTTTATGTGAGAGAGGATGTGCCCTGGTTTTCGAGTTTGATGGAAACACAGAAAGACCCAAATACATCGCCCAAGTCCGTTCTAGATAGGGTGGAATCTGAATGCACTGCATATCCAAACTTAGAAAATATTGATCTTTGCAAAGCCGGTGTAAATAGTGGTGATGTTGAAAGGATTTTTACCCCCTTGCCCTGTGAACCAGTGGTTGAAGATGATCGAAGGAATCAAACTGATGAAATTACTGCTCGGATTTCTTGTAACAATTCGAAGGATGATGTCCCAATGATTGATGCTTCTATGTCGATTGCTGTTGAAGCTACAAATTGCCATGGTGATAAATTTGGTGCTCTGCCTTTTGAAGGGAATAATAATGGGCCGGCTGTGCACAGAATTCAAAGAAATGATGCTATTGATCACTTTATGCCACCCAGTTCCCCGCCTCCTGAAATCTATGTCAAAGAACAGCCAG AATCAAGACATAAAATCTGCCGAAATCAACTGAAATTGGAGAATGCTATAAATGATAAAAAACTGAAGTGCAACAGAGACGAGAGGACGGAAGCTTTAAGATATATACGCAAGAATGTGAATTCTTCAAGAGGCATGAAGCTATTGGCGGCTATGGTTCCCCGAAACGACAAGAAAAGAAGATTACAATCGTCACCATGTAAACAGGGCAGCCATCCTGGTTCCCGCTCTAAGCTCCTACGGCGTCAGGAGGTTTTGCGCTGA